The Nostoc sp. PCC 7524 nucleotide sequence TGATGCTATCGGAATTGGCTTAGGAGTTTTTATTGCTGGTGGCTTGGTATATTTGGGGTTACAGCTAGTAGGTTTAGATAGTCAACAAGCTGGTATATGGAGCCAAGCCTTCCTAGTGATTGGGTTGATTGCTTGGTTAGCCACCTATGCTTTACGTGCGATGGGAAAACAAATGACCTACCATCAGCAACGAGAAGATTACGAACAAGCCTTTTTCCAAAAACGCCTGGACGAACTTTCTCCCGAAGAATTAGCGAGAATTCAAGCGGAGATTGAGCAGGAGCAACAGGAAAAAGGGGCGAGAGGCTAGTAATTTTCACTCCCCACTCCCCACTAACAAAGGTCAGTTGTTTGTTACTATTGACTCTTGACCAATGACTAATGACTACTGATTAATGACCGCTATTTCCGATCGCTTTCAAACCCTCAAGCGGAATCAAGAGTGCGCTCTGATTCCGTTTATTACTGCTGGTGATCCAGATTTAGAAACTACAGCCGCAGCGTTGAAGATTTTAGACTCTAGTGGGGCTGACTTGATTGAATTGGGTGTTCCCTACTCTGATCCTCTCGCCGATGGGCCAGTGATTCAAGCGGCTGCTACCCGCGCTTTACAACGGGGAACAAAACTAGAGGGTGTACTGGAAATGTTGCAAGCCATTACTCCCAATTTACAAGCACCCATTATTTTATTTACTTATTACAATCCCATTCTGCACCGGGGCATTGACAAATTTTTAGAGCAAATTGCTGCGGCTGGGGTATCTGGCTTGGTGGTTCCTGATTTACCCCTAGAAGAAGCAGGCGGACTACTCAAACCAGCTAGTGAAATTGGTATTGACTTGACACTATTAATTGCGCCTACCAGTTCATCTGAGAGGATAGAAACCATTGCTCGCTCCTCCCAAGGATTTATCTATTTGGTCAGTGTAACTGGTGTGACAGGGATGCGATCGCAAATGGAAACACGGGTATCTGATTTATTACAGAAAATTCGCTCTGTTACAGATAAACCCATTGGTGTCGGTTTTGGCATTTCCCAACCAGAACAAGCACGTCAAGTCAAAGCATGGGGAGCAGATGCAGCCATTGTGGGTAGTGCCTTTGTGAAACGATTAGCCGAAGGTACACCCGAAGAAGGACTAAGTGCGATCGCTCAATTTAGTCAAAGTCTCAAAGCAACCATCAAGACATCTTGATGATCAAGATAAAGTAGATTAAAAAAGTATAACAACGCAGTTTTTTTACCCGTATTTGGTGGACAATTTACGATTTATAGTCTTGAATATTAACATTGGAATACTAAGTGGTAAAAAAACTAGCTGATATAGCAGCTAATGCTTTGGGTATTATGTGAAATTAAATAGGCTTATAAAGATTATGAGTGTGAGAGTGGGTCAGGCAAAAGTTGTAAAATTGACATCGCAGTTGAGGTGGAAAGGCGATGAGTGAGAGTATGGCATTTATTGGCGGTGTCGCCGTAGCTGGACTGGCGGCGCTGTTATTGCTCAGGGGGACAAACGCTTCTTCCCTACAGCCTAACTTCGCTGTTGCCCCCCAAATGCCAGCCACCGTAGTAGCACCCCAGGTAATGCAACCCCCTATGCAATACCCCCCCTACGGACAAGCACAATATCCCCATCAGCCACCTGCTGCGCCTAATCCTGAACAGCGAGTAGAACTAGAACGGCTGAAAATGGACTTGGATCGGTTAAAAAGCGATAACGAACAACTCAGAGCGCAAAATCAGCAACTCCAGTTTCAATTCCAGAATTACAACAACCAACAGCTGCAATTAGCCCAGCAAAACAGCCAAAAAGTAGCAGCCGCCGCTTTCCAAGCTGAAACCCCTTGGTTTAATTCACCCATCGTTTGGGCAGCCGGAGGGGCGACTCTCACCATTGGTGGTGGAATTGTAGTCGCTGGCGTATTATCTTTGTTCTCACCGCGCCAACGTCCTACCAGGACAGTACAAGTAATTCATCCCTACCAAGGTCATACACAGCCTTTAGTTCCTGTGCGACGTGCTGAATTCCTACCCCCAGCCGGAATGGATGCCAGACGCATGGAAACCCATGAATATGACGAAATGCGGTAGGGGCAGAAGGGCAGAAGGGCAGAGGAGCATAGGGGCAGGGGAGATTGTTCTCAAGAATTTTTGAATTTTGTAGGCTTTCCCTGTTCCCCGTTCCCTGTTTCCCGTTAATAACCATTTTGAGGCAATTCTGAAGGGTTAATAATCTCTGGTTCCTCAGTTTCAGGTGTTTCTTGTGAGGGACTTTTTTGCTTTTCTAGATTGTTGTTTTGAGGAAATGCCTGTTTTTTGACATTTTCGGCTGCTTGCTGAAACAACGGTTCTAATTTATCTTGCCAGTATTTAATATTGGGTAACTTTTCGGGATGGTTTTTGTAGTCTAAAACTTTATCCCATTGACCATTATCTATGGCCTGATTGATGTCGTTAAAGAGTGCGTCTGCTTTCGCCCAATCTTCTTGCCACTGGTTAATCATGGCTGCCGTTTCTTTAATACCAGCAGACGCATTTTGAGGAATTGATCTGAGTGTAGCGATCGCTCCTATTAAATCACCTGATTCATACTTTTGTCTGGCTTTAGCCACAATCTCGGTACTCTTTTCCTGAGACGGTGTTGGCGTGGGACTTGGGGCATCTTCTGGTGCTGAGGGTGACACCATTGGGTTATCAAATTGTGGTTTAGCTTGGGGAACAGGTCGAGCAGCGATTAATGTACTATCATCTACTGTTTTCAGAGCTATACCTCTGTCACGCAAACAAGAAATCCATTCCTGATTATTAATAATCACATCTGAGTGCGCCCAAGCTAACCGACTTGAGTTCAGTTTAATTTCCACCCAACCCCGTTTTGTCCGGGTGCCAGTCACCTCAAACTTGCTATTTTCGCCAATTGTTTTTAAAACATTATCAGAATTAATCGAACTCGGTTCAGAACGGATATTAGAGTTACCAGCCACCACCGCCAGGCATTTATCCGCACTAGCTGCATTATTACCCAAGAAATTACCAGCAAAGTTTTTCACATTGGGATAGAAATTGGCCACCAAAGCAGCTGCACCACCCGCCAATAACACCCCAATTAATAATGGCCAGGGGTCAGATTTTTCAGAATTTGGACGAGATGGTTGAACTGAAGGGGGGTTAGCTGGTGCTACGGCTAAAGTTTGCTGTCGAGATAACCGAGATGGTAATGTAGTAGGTTCGTACTTAGAAGTATTAATAGATTTTTGGGCTGTAGAAGACACAGATACAGCTACAGGATTAATCACATTTTGACAAGCTTGCAGTGCTTCTGTTGCCGTTTGATAACGGTCTTTGAAGTGATAACGCACCATCTTAGTTAACACTTCTGCCAGGCGATAATTGACATTAACTAAATGCTGCCAGAGAATTTCACCTGTATTTGGGTCTTCTTGTAGTTCGGCGGCTGTTAGTCCCGTCAAAGCTTGGATGGCAATAATCCCCAAAGAATAGATATCACTATTGGGGCGGGGTTTACCTTGGCCTTGTTCTGTCGGCATATAGCCAGGAGTACCAATAGCGACTGTCGCAGTGGGTTGTCCACCAACCATAACCATTGGTGTCCGCAATTGCTTAACTGCACCAAAGTCTACTAAAACTAATTTATTGTCTGAAGTGCGACGAATGATATTATCTGGCTTAATATCGCGGTGAATCACCCCTTGCTGGTGAACAAACTCTAAGACAGTCAAAACTTCCTGCAACAGTTGAATAACTTGGCTATCACTCCAACGCTTCCCAGAGATGAGTTCTTCTGTGAGGGTGTGTCCTTCTATGTACTCTTGAACTAAATAAAATTCTTGGTTTTCGTCAAAATAAGCCAGTAATCGGGGTATCTGGTCATGATGACCCAGCCTTTCTAAAGTTTCGGCTTCGCTGTTAAACAGACGCTTGGCAGTTTCAAAAACTCTGGGGTCAGAACTAGCGGGTTGTAGGTGCTTAACAACGCAGATGGGGTTGCCTGGTCTGCGGGTATCTTGGGCTATGTAGGTTTGACCAAATCCTCCTGTAGCTAGAACTCTAACGACTTGGTAACGGTGGTCTAGTAGCTTGCCTATCATAAATCCCTCCCCAGAGTTATCACCTAAGTTTTCCCGATGGTAATAAATATCTCCAAATTTTTGGCAGTGAAATCCGCTATCTTGATAAAAGATTTGAACTTAATACGCAATTCTTTTAATAAACACAGACTGTAAATTTTTCTTTTAGTGCCTTTGTTAATTACCGATGCCACCTAGAATAACAGACCAAGTTACATGGCAGCAGGCAGAACTCCTCATGCAACCTGCTTTTATTCGCGTTGTTGATAATCTTCGCAAGCAGCTAGATGAATCAGCTTGGAAAGGAACTTACCAAGACGTGCTGATTTGGCCTGCTAACACCACTGATGAAATCAAAGCTTTGGTAACTCAGTTATTAGAAGAAATGGAAACTGCAACTTTAGAACGAGCAGATGCCATCAGAGAAACCCTAGCTAGTTTACCAATGCCCCATCCAGGATACCACTTATGTTTGCAACGTCAAGACCAACAAATCAGTATTGATTTGTGGGAATTATGCTATCAGGTATGTTTTATTAATTACAGTCCAGAAAGTGAAACGGTTAATATTGATCCAAGTTTAATTGATGACTTAGGTGAAGTTGATTGGCAACAATTGGAAGAAAAGACTAAGGAATTAGTTGGGCAGGTGTTTGCAAATTTACCTGGGTGAGGTGCGATCGCTCATGTTAATAAGATAGTCGAGTAGGCGATCGCCTACTTAATATATGTTGCTTTTCTATTTTTTCCTGGATGACTTGTTTGTGGCTGGTAATTTTAGAACAACAGCAGCTATAGAAGATGTCCTGTTGACTCTATGCGTCGCCAAATTACCATCTATACACTCATATGCTTACTATCATTGTTTCTCATTACGCTTTGGTGGCCTAGTGATGATACTCAATGCAATTCAGAGGCCTTTCTAGCATCAAAAACCCAAAAGTTTCAAGTACAAGCAACTAAGGTAGTGGTTCAGCCGTGGCGTGGTGAACACCATGTATATGGAATATTTATGGTTCTTGACGAATACAAGAAAACTCCTTTTTTCGTCTTAACTGTTAAAGGTGGGGAAAGTAAATGTTCTAAACCATTTGGGTACAGTCAAAATTATGATGATATCTTCGCTGAACCAAACACCCATCTGATCAGAAATTATTTCAAAACCCGCATTGCACTGCGGTTGATTCTCCAAGGTTTATACTCTCAATTAAATAATCCTCAAAACTGGACTTTAACTTACCCGCAAGGGAAGTAGGGGGCAGAGGGGCAGAGGAGCGGAGGGGCAGAGGGGCAGAGGAGAAAAAATAAAAACTATTGCCTATTACCTATTGCCTATTACCTATTGCCTTAACAACTTATTAGTCGCATTGATTACAATCTGTGCAGAACCAGCAAAAAACGATCGCTCGATATTTTGCGGTGTATCACTAGGTTGATGGTAGTGGGGTGTACGGAGATTGGCTGTGTCTGTGACTAAAACAGCGCCTACTCCTTGATACCAAAAAGGCGCATGATCACTGCGGAGAGTGTCAGGTGTCAGCAAGCCTTTGAGGGGAATAGGTAACTTTAAAACATCTGGCAAATTAGCTGTATCTGAATTCTCAAAGGCATTGAGTAAATGTAAATTTTCTGTATCACCCACAGCTACTAAAAAATCACCCTTGTCGCTGGGTGGAGTCACAGGTAAACCCGTCGGGTATTTTTGACAGCCTGTTGTGTAGCAAGCGTAACCTACCATATCCATAACAATGACACCACGTAGGTTTTGCAAGCGTTTTTCTTCAGTAACAAACGCCTTACTACCAAGTAATCCGGCTTCTTCTTGATCAAAAAAGGCCAATTGTAATGTTTGAGGTGTGGGGAGAGAACGAAAAACTCGCGCTATTTCTAGTAAAACAGCTACACCACTGGCATTATCATCAGCACCAGGAGATTCGGCAACAGTATCATAATGGGCTGCAACTAAAATTGCGCCGCCTTTAGTGTCAGTTCCGGCGCGTTCAGCAAAGATATTTACACCATCAGAAAATTTTTCTAATTTTGGTCGCCAACCTAGTTTTCGCAATTCATTGATAATATAGATTCGGGTACGCGATCGCTCAGTTGCTGTGTAGCGTTGAAAATTTAACTTTTCAATATGAGTTAATAATCTATCAATCGATACTTGCGGAGCATTGTTAACTTCCTGAAACTCAGGCTGTGGTTGTGGTGTGACTACTGGTACACTCTCAACAATTTCTGGTGAGGGACGCTGCTCAAAAAATGTGCTACCTCTACCACCCACTATTACGATTGCCACTAGCACCAACAGCGCCAGCCAAATCCTTTTTTTCATCTGAGTTTCTCGTACCTTTCACACTAGACTAGCGTAAACACAAACGAGCCGCAGCCTAAAATCTCCCGGAAGGTATAACCGCAATTAGGACATATCCAAACAAGAGTACAGTATCATCTTTTTATCTCCACTACCAGCAGCTAATTGCTGACCATCTGGACTGAAAGCTACAGTATAGACTGCATCATCAGCCCCTTGATAAGTACAAATTTCTTTACCATTTACTACCTGCCATAACTTGACAGTCTTATCTTTACTGCCACTAGCTAATATCTTGCCATTGGGATGAAAAGCTACAGAACAAACATCATTTTCATGGCCTATTAATGTCCGAATTTCTGCACCCGTATTCATATCCCATAACTTAATTTTCTTATTCTGACTGCCACTAACTAAGATTTTCCCATCTGGACTAAAAGCCAGGGAGTTAATATTGGCAAACCAATCATCGTCTGTTTTAATTGTTTGGACTTGTTGCTTAGTTAAATACAAAATTTTAATATTCTTATCTTTACTACCGCCAGCTAAAATCTTACCATCTGGACTAAAGACAACAGATAATACATCATCAGTAAACCCATGAAAAGATGCTATTTCTTTGCGTTTTTCTAATGACCAAAGCTTAACAGTTTTATCTTGACTTCCACTAGCTAAAATTTTTCCATCTGGGCTGAAAGCAACAGAGTAGACTTTTTCTTCATGTCCTGTAAAAGTATGAATTTCTTGGACTGTTTGCACGTCCCATAACTTAATAGTTTTGTCATCACTCCCACTAGCCAAAGTTTTGCTATTTGGGCTAAAAGCTACTGTATTCACACTGCCAAACCATGAAGATTCACCATGTCCCTTCAAAGTGCAATGCTCCTGATTAGTTAACAAACTCCATATTTTAATAGTTTTATCATCACTAGCACTTGCTAACATCTGTCCATCATGACTAAAGTCAACAGCCAGAACTTTACTACAATGACCTTTGAGAATTTGGACAGATACTAAATTTTGGAGATTTCTTTGGTTAAAAGTGTCCATGATGTCAATGCAGTATCAAAATAGCAGCCTTCTTAATGAAGACTATCATAGAGCAATGCTATACCCAATTCCTGGGAAGTTTTACAGCTTGTCTTTTGACAAAGTGACAAAATTTACTTAAATTTCCGCATAAAACTGATAAAGCATCTTTCTCAATAGATACTGTAAATTGCAATGCGGTCAAACATTTTTCTGGCATCAACTACCTTAGCTTGCCTCACTTTGTTAGTTAATAGTGGGGAAATTGCTAGAGGAGACAATCAACATCATGGTCACTCAAGGCATCATCAAAAAACAATTGAAATTACTCCAGGTCAACCTGTACCATCAGTTGACTTAGTTGTACATAAAGATGCCTCAAAAGGATGGAATTTAGAAGCTAAAGTCTCTAATTTTCGATTTGCACCAGAAAAGATTAATCAAGCAGCTAAACCAGGAGAAGGTCATGGTCATATTTATATCAATGGGCAGAAAATCACCCGCTTGTATGGTTCTTGGTACTATTTAGAACACCTTAAGCCGGGTAGAAATGAAATCACTGTTTCCCTCAATGCCAACAGTCATGAGGCGTTAGTTCACAATGGTAAAGTGATTCAAGATACTGAAATTATTGATGTGCGTAGAGACTAGAGCCTAGGGGCTAGTATATTTCTTGCACTACCCATGACCACATATGTTCGATTTATTTTTAATTACAATTTTGGGATTTTTGGGTAGCTTTGGGCATTGTTTCGGGATGTGCGGGCCACTAACGGTGGCATTTTCTCTGTCTCATCAGCAATCAACCCCACAGAAAACATCCTCAGCAGGTGTATCAACTTTAGAAAAACCTGCCACTACTTGGCAACAGCAATTAATATTCCATGTCTTATTAAATTTGGGACGGATGCTGAGTTATGCCTTAGTCGGGGCTGGCATTGGGGCGCTGGGTTCGGTACTGTTACAAGGTGGACAGTTGGCGGGTGTGGGTAGCGACTTGCGGCGTGTAATGGCAATTATTACTGGTGTGATGCTGATTTGGTTCGGTTTAGGACAAATTACACCCCATTTACTACCTCGCATTCCTTTGCTACATCCCCTATTACAAGGCGGGTTACATAATCGCCTCAGTACCGCAATGGTGAAGTTGTCCTTACATCAGCGATGGTGGACACCCATACTATTGGGTATGACTTGGGGTTTAATGCCTTGTGGTTTTTTGTATGCTGCCCAAATTAAAGCGGCGGAGACTGGTAGTTTATGGCTGGGTACGGCGACTATGCTGGCATTTGGTTTAGGCACACTCCCCACAATGTTAGGTGTCGGTGTGTCTACGGCTTTGGTGAGTCAAGACAGGCGTAGTCAGTTATTTCGCCTAGGTGGTTGGGTGACACTGAGTATTGGCGCAATTACTTTGCTGCGGACTGGTGACACAATGGTAGATTATACCGGACACGCTGCTTTGTTCTGTTTGATGATGGCGTTAATTGCTCGTCCCATTAGTAAATTGTGGGCATCACCTTTACGTTATCGCCGTGCTTTGGGGGTGGGGGCGTTTGTCTTGGCTGTGGTGCATACCACCCACATGATTGAACATTCATTGCAATGGAATTTTGCTGCTTTTTGGTTTTTACCGCCAGAATTTCAACTGGGAATGACTGCCGGTGCGCTAGGATTAATATTAATGACCCCCGCAGCTTTAACAAGTTGGGAATCGTGGCAAAAATCTTGGGGTAAACGCTGGCGACAGATTCATTTATTAAGTGTGCCGGCTTTACTGTTGAGTGTGATTCATGCGGTGTTGATTGGTTCCCATTATTTGGGTTCTTTACAATTGACTTGGGGAAATAAGTTAGCGGTTGTGTTACTGGGAATAGTCACCGTTGGAGTTTTTCTAGTACGAATGCGCTGTTTTTGGTCAAAGTTAACTGTAGAAAAGTTTTATGTTCCCCCAAGTAAATCACAGTAAAGTTACCAGAGACAAACAAGTTTCTTCTTTGCAAGCTGTTAAGTATTTCTTCTTAAGTTGCTTAATTCTGCCCATAATTGATATTCATCCTGCTGCTGCCCATAAAGTAGAAATAGCCGCAGATGTGGGTGCTACACTTCACATTGAACCAAACGATACTCCTCGCGCTGGGGAATCGGCACAAGCTTGGTTTGCTTTGACTCGTAAAGGTGGTAAGGTAATTCCTTTGACACAATGTGACTGTCAATTAGCTGTGTACGCGCAGCCCTACACACCCAACGAACCTGCATTAATAGAACCATCATTAACCCCAGTCAATGCCGAACGCTATCAAGGCATACCAGGGGCAGATATTACCTTTCCCAAACCTGGAATTTATCAACTTAAGTTAATAGGAAAACCCAAATCTGGTGCAGATTTCCAACCCTTTGAGTTGAAATTTGAAGTGACTGTAGCAGCTGGTTCAGGGAGAAATCTTCACAGCCAGCAAGAAATCAAAAATGTTGTGGGAGAGAGTAAATTGTCATCGTTGCCATTGTGGGCGATCGCTCTTCCCACTGTAGCAGTTTTGGGTGTAATATTTGCTGCTTGGCAGCGTCAAAAAGGTAATAGTTAAATTAAGAACTCGGTTCTGAGTGTGATTCGTTAGATTGGGCAGATTCTTTTTTCTCTGATTGCGTCTCGCTAGTCTGTTGCACTTGTTGCAAATGAATATTATTTACTTGCACAATAAAGTATTCTAATGCTTGGCTTGCCTTTTGTTGCTGTTGGATTTCATCAGACGCATCATAGCAACGATAAGGTGGAGTGACTCCCAAAATAAATTTTTCTTGTTCGGCTTCTAACAGTTCAACGGCTGTGTTAGCAGTAATCCAATTCTTTTGAAAAGGAAAAGATGTCACTATGCTTGCCATAATGGAAGCAATAGCTGGACAGATAACAGGCAACCACCTTAACCATGCTTGCCCCGATTCTATTTTATCTACCAACACTAAAATAGGTGTGATGCCCGAAAACACAACAGTCGTAATTTGCAGAATATAGTAAATAGTTCTCGATAAATTCCGAGTCCGTTTATAGTCATCAATTAACTCTTGGCTGTACTGTAAAGCTTTTGCTTTGATAGGGGTAAAATTACTGTATTGTCCAGAATTATTACTCAAGAGATAAGTATATAGTTCAGCTTTTTTGTTAAATTCATGTTGATTAACTAACTTTTTTGAGTCTTGAAAAACTTGCCTATTGATAATAAATACAAAACCTACCAAACTCAGAGAGATGATGCCATAAGTGGTAAAATTCTCATATTTGGAAAACACAAGCACAAAAATCACAGCTATGAATAGGATAGCTAACAATAAATTCTCAATTATCTTCAGTGTCAATAATCTTTTTTGCTCTCCTGAAGAGAATAAATTCGTTCCGCCGTTATAATTAGTGTTTGGGGATTGATTATCAATACTGGTAAATTCAGATGTAGTCATTGCCTGTTATCTCTTTTGTTAATACTTAGTTAAATTTAGCTACTGCAATTCCCTGGAAATCAGAAGATGCAGATATACAAGGCAAATTATCACTACACAGCCTCATCAAATGTTGATGATTTGGTGTGTAAAGAAGAGTCGAATTTAGCAATATTTACAGCTAGCTAGGCTCTCAAAAGTAGAACTAGCTTTATGTGTCAAAATTTACTCGAATATAATCGAACAAAAAATAAGGCGCAATGATAAATAACGATAATTAAGCTTTTTTTAACAAGCCCTTGGGGGAATTGGGCATTGGGTGTAGTCTGTGCTGGGTGCAAGGGGGGAGGACTTTCCCCATTTCTCCCTGCCCCCCCACTTCCCACTCCCGACACCCCACTCCCGACACCCCACTCCCCTATTTATGTCTTTTCAAATGCCATTGCCACGCATGGGCAACAATATCTTTAATATCCGGATATTGGGGTTGCCAACCAAGAAGTTTTCTGGCTTTCTCACCGCTACCAATTAAGCTGGGGGGATCTCCGGGGCGGCGATCGCACTCTTGTATTGGTATATTCATAGCAGTTACCTGTTCAGCAGCTGCGATCACTTCTCTGACAGAAAAGCCTTGGCCATTACCTAAATTGAAAACTTCGCTATCACCACCTTTGAGTAGATACTCTAACCCTAAAACGTGGGCATCTGCCAAGTCGCTCACATGAATGTAATCCCGTATACAAGTACCATCGGGGGTGGGGTAATCAGTGCCGAAAATGGAAATAGATTGACGCTTACCCAAAGCTGTCAGCAGTACCAAGGGAATTAAATGAGTTTCCGGGTTGTGATCCTCACCTAATAACCCATCAGGATGAGCGCCAGCCGCATTGAAATAACGAAAACGCACTGATTTTAAACCATAAGCCACATCAAAATCCGATAGAATCCGCTCTACCATCAGCTTAGTAGCCCCATAGGGATTGATGGGATTTTGGGGATGGTTTTCTGGAATGGGTACAACATCCGGTACACCATAGGTAGCACAGGTGGAAGAAAAGACAAAATTCTTAATAGATGCCGCCAGCATCGCTTCTAACAGCACCAGTGTACCCAGAACGTTGTTGCGGTAGTATTTGGCTGGATCTGTAACTGATTCACCGACATAAGCATAGGCCGAAAAGTGCATGACGGCGGCAAAATTTCTGGTTTTAAATAAATTGTCCAACAGGGCGCGATCGCTAGTATCGCCTTCTACCAGATCTACCTGCAACACTTGCTCTACAAG carries:
- the trpA gene encoding tryptophan synthase subunit alpha is translated as MTAISDRFQTLKRNQECALIPFITAGDPDLETTAAALKILDSSGADLIELGVPYSDPLADGPVIQAAATRALQRGTKLEGVLEMLQAITPNLQAPIILFTYYNPILHRGIDKFLEQIAAAGVSGLVVPDLPLEEAGGLLKPASEIGIDLTLLIAPTSSSERIETIARSSQGFIYLVSVTGVTGMRSQMETRVSDLLQKIRSVTDKPIGVGFGISQPEQARQVKAWGADAAIVGSAFVKRLAEGTPEEGLSAIAQFSQSLKATIKTS
- a CDS encoding DUF3007 family protein gives rise to the protein MRRIDAIGIGLGVFIAGGLVYLGLQLVGLDSQQAGIWSQAFLVIGLIAWLATYALRAMGKQMTYHQQREDYEQAFFQKRLDELSPEELARIQAEIEQEQQEKGARG
- the galE gene encoding UDP-glucose 4-epimerase GalE, which produces MSPGKPSILVTGGAGYIGSHTVLALKQAGYDVVILDNLVYGHRDLVEQVLQVDLVEGDTSDRALLDNLFKTRNFAAVMHFSAYAYVGESVTDPAKYYRNNVLGTLVLLEAMLAASIKNFVFSSTCATYGVPDVVPIPENHPQNPINPYGATKLMVERILSDFDVAYGLKSVRFRYFNAAGAHPDGLLGEDHNPETHLIPLVLLTALGKRQSISIFGTDYPTPDGTCIRDYIHVSDLADAHVLGLEYLLKGGDSEVFNLGNGQGFSVREVIAAAEQVTAMNIPIQECDRRPGDPPSLIGSGEKARKLLGWQPQYPDIKDIVAHAWQWHLKRHK
- a CDS encoding urease accessory protein UreH domain-containing protein, yielding MFDLFLITILGFLGSFGHCFGMCGPLTVAFSLSHQQSTPQKTSSAGVSTLEKPATTWQQQLIFHVLLNLGRMLSYALVGAGIGALGSVLLQGGQLAGVGSDLRRVMAIITGVMLIWFGLGQITPHLLPRIPLLHPLLQGGLHNRLSTAMVKLSLHQRWWTPILLGMTWGLMPCGFLYAAQIKAAETGSLWLGTATMLAFGLGTLPTMLGVGVSTALVSQDRRSQLFRLGGWVTLSIGAITLLRTGDTMVDYTGHAALFCLMMALIARPISKLWASPLRYRRALGVGAFVLAVVHTTHMIEHSLQWNFAAFWFLPPEFQLGMTAGALGLILMTPAALTSWESWQKSWGKRWRQIHLLSVPALLLSVIHAVLIGSHYLGSLQLTWGNKLAVVLLGIVTVGVFLVRMRCFWSKLTVEKFYVPPSKSQ
- a CDS encoding WD40 repeat domain-containing protein → MDTFNQRNLQNLVSVQILKGHCSKVLAVDFSHDGQMLASASDDKTIKIWSLLTNQEHCTLKGHGESSWFGSVNTVAFSPNSKTLASGSDDKTIKLWDVQTVQEIHTFTGHEEKVYSVAFSPDGKILASGSQDKTVKLWSLEKRKEIASFHGFTDDVLSVVFSPDGKILAGGSKDKNIKILYLTKQQVQTIKTDDDWFANINSLAFSPDGKILVSGSQNKKIKLWDMNTGAEIRTLIGHENDVCSVAFHPNGKILASGSKDKTVKLWQVVNGKEICTYQGADDAVYTVAFSPDGQQLAAGSGDKKMILYSCLDMS
- a CDS encoding serine/threonine protein kinase — protein: MIGKLLDHRYQVVRVLATGGFGQTYIAQDTRRPGNPICVVKHLQPASSDPRVFETAKRLFNSEAETLERLGHHDQIPRLLAYFDENQEFYLVQEYIEGHTLTEELISGKRWSDSQVIQLLQEVLTVLEFVHQQGVIHRDIKPDNIIRRTSDNKLVLVDFGAVKQLRTPMVMVGGQPTATVAIGTPGYMPTEQGQGKPRPNSDIYSLGIIAIQALTGLTAAELQEDPNTGEILWQHLVNVNYRLAEVLTKMVRYHFKDRYQTATEALQACQNVINPVAVSVSSTAQKSINTSKYEPTTLPSRLSRQQTLAVAPANPPSVQPSRPNSEKSDPWPLLIGVLLAGGAAALVANFYPNVKNFAGNFLGNNAASADKCLAVVAGNSNIRSEPSSINSDNVLKTIGENSKFEVTGTRTKRGWVEIKLNSSRLAWAHSDVIINNQEWISCLRDRGIALKTVDDSTLIAARPVPQAKPQFDNPMVSPSAPEDAPSPTPTPSQEKSTEIVAKARQKYESGDLIGAIATLRSIPQNASAGIKETAAMINQWQEDWAKADALFNDINQAIDNGQWDKVLDYKNHPEKLPNIKYWQDKLEPLFQQAAENVKKQAFPQNNNLEKQKSPSQETPETEEPEIINPSELPQNGY
- a CDS encoding M20/M25/M40 family metallo-hydrolase; translated protein: MKKRIWLALLVLVAIVIVGGRGSTFFEQRPSPEIVESVPVVTPQPQPEFQEVNNAPQVSIDRLLTHIEKLNFQRYTATERSRTRIYIINELRKLGWRPKLEKFSDGVNIFAERAGTDTKGGAILVAAHYDTVAESPGADDNASGVAVLLEIARVFRSLPTPQTLQLAFFDQEEAGLLGSKAFVTEEKRLQNLRGVIVMDMVGYACYTTGCQKYPTGLPVTPPSDKGDFLVAVGDTENLHLLNAFENSDTANLPDVLKLPIPLKGLLTPDTLRSDHAPFWYQGVGAVLVTDTANLRTPHYHQPSDTPQNIERSFFAGSAQIVINATNKLLRQ
- a CDS encoding DUF4231 domain-containing protein, with protein sequence MTTSEFTSIDNQSPNTNYNGGTNLFSSGEQKRLLTLKIIENLLLAILFIAVIFVLVFSKYENFTTYGIISLSLVGFVFIINRQVFQDSKKLVNQHEFNKKAELYTYLLSNNSGQYSNFTPIKAKALQYSQELIDDYKRTRNLSRTIYYILQITTVVFSGITPILVLVDKIESGQAWLRWLPVICPAIASIMASIVTSFPFQKNWITANTAVELLEAEQEKFILGVTPPYRCYDASDEIQQQQKASQALEYFIVQVNNIHLQQVQQTSETQSEKKESAQSNESHSEPSS